The Roseovarius sp. EL26 genome has a window encoding:
- the choW gene encoding choline ABC transporter permease subunit, with amino-acid sequence MDWLEENKIPVGKTSKAIFDWMQDVGEPFFDGLATVMEWLIDAILWVLQTPHPLLVIAGFIGITWILQRNWKICLFVAVGSLFIVNQGYWEETTESLTLVLSACVVCMAIGIPIGIAAAHRPKLYSVMRPILDLMQTLPTFVYLIPAIVFFGLGMVPGLIATVIFVVPAPIRLTHLGVSSTPTPLLEAAEAFGATPRQTLWKVELPYAMPQIMAGLNQTIMLSLSMVVIAALVGADGLGVPVIRALNTVNAALGFESGFVIVVVAIMLDRVLRVEH; translated from the coding sequence ATGGATTGGCTGGAAGAAAACAAGATCCCGGTTGGGAAGACCTCAAAAGCCATATTCGACTGGATGCAAGATGTCGGGGAGCCTTTCTTTGACGGACTTGCAACAGTCATGGAATGGCTGATTGATGCCATCTTGTGGGTATTGCAAACACCGCACCCTTTGTTGGTGATTGCCGGTTTTATCGGCATTACATGGATCTTGCAGCGCAATTGGAAGATCTGCCTGTTCGTGGCAGTTGGCAGCCTCTTCATCGTTAACCAAGGCTATTGGGAAGAAACCACTGAAAGCCTGACATTGGTGCTCTCGGCTTGTGTGGTTTGTATGGCCATCGGCATTCCCATCGGCATCGCAGCGGCCCACCGGCCTAAGCTCTATTCGGTGATGAGGCCCATTCTGGACCTAATGCAAACCCTGCCAACATTTGTTTATCTGATCCCAGCGATCGTGTTCTTTGGCCTTGGAATGGTGCCTGGACTTATCGCAACGGTGATCTTCGTAGTCCCTGCCCCAATCCGCCTGACTCATTTGGGCGTGTCCTCCACACCCACGCCATTACTGGAAGCGGCAGAGGCCTTTGGCGCAACCCCGCGCCAGACACTGTGGAAGGTCGAGCTGCCCTATGCCATGCCGCAAATCATGGCCGGTCTGAACCAGACGATTATGCTGTCGCTGTCGATGGTAGTGATCGCCGCCCTTGTTGGCGCCGACGGTCTGGGTGTGCCGGTGATCCGGGCGCTGAACACTGTGAATGCAGCCCTTGGATTTGAAAGCGGCTTTGTCATTGTTGTCGTAGCGATCATGCTCGACCGGGTTCTGAGAGTGGAGCATTAA
- a CDS encoding choline ABC transporter substrate-binding protein, producing MFKLTVSALALSTVASAAFADCGSVTFSDVGWTDITATTAATTVVLDALGYETNVKILSVPVTYVGMAEGDVDVFLGNWMPTMEGDIAPYREAGTVDTVRANLEGAKYTLAVNKAAMDLGIKDFADIAAQSEALDGKIYGIEPGNDGNRLIQSMIDDDAFGLSGFEVVESSEQGMLAQVDRLSGKEEPIIFLGWEPHPMNANFDMGYLTGGDDFFGPNLGGATVYTNTRAGYVTECPNVGKLLNNQEFSLAMENEIMGAILNDGEEPKDAASAWLKANSDVLGPWLDGVTTQDGGDAMAAVKSALDL from the coding sequence ATGTTTAAATTAACCGTTTCTGCGCTTGCACTGTCGACAGTTGCCTCTGCGGCTTTTGCTGATTGTGGCTCGGTCACCTTCTCTGATGTGGGATGGACTGACATTACAGCAACCACCGCAGCAACCACCGTTGTACTTGATGCGCTTGGTTATGAGACCAATGTAAAAATTCTGTCCGTGCCAGTCACATATGTTGGTATGGCCGAAGGCGACGTTGATGTATTTCTGGGCAACTGGATGCCAACAATGGAAGGCGACATCGCTCCTTACCGCGAAGCTGGAACCGTCGATACCGTGCGCGCCAATCTTGAAGGGGCCAAATATACACTGGCCGTAAATAAGGCTGCGATGGATCTGGGCATCAAAGATTTCGCTGACATTGCCGCACAATCTGAGGCGCTGGATGGTAAGATTTACGGCATCGAGCCCGGTAATGACGGCAACCGCCTGATCCAGTCCATGATCGATGATGACGCGTTTGGTCTGTCTGGTTTTGAAGTTGTCGAATCCTCCGAGCAGGGCATGCTGGCACAGGTTGACCGCTTGTCTGGCAAAGAAGAACCGATCATCTTTCTCGGCTGGGAACCCCACCCGATGAATGCCAACTTTGACATGGGCTACCTGACCGGCGGTGATGACTTCTTTGGCCCCAACCTTGGTGGCGCGACAGTCTACACCAACACCCGTGCTGGCTATGTGACAGAATGCCCTAACGTCGGTAAGCTTCTGAACAATCAAGAATTCAGCTTGGCCATGGAAAACGAGATCATGGGTGCAATCTTGAACGACGGCGAAGAGCCTAAGGATGCAGCCTCGGCCTGGTTGAAAGCAAACTCTGACGTGCTTGGCCCATGGCTCGACGGCGTCACCACCCAAGACGGTGGTGATGCAATGGCCGCGGTCAAGTCGGCCCTCGACCTTTAA
- a CDS encoding capsular polysaccharide biosynthesis protein produces the protein MPDQSARQGDQPRRAYYFNAGFLKQKRVRRILELAGYDLKLGQPRGDDLIAVWGRGPYAHRGEAMAEKTGASLIRIEDAFLRSLFPGRSGEPPLGLMVDHQGVHFDSQHASDLELLLATHPLDDTPLLNRSRAAIARLREAHLSKYAAFKTTAPLPDPGYVLVVDQLHKDASVKYGQADANTFREMLTCAQLEHPGAQILIKTHPETIQGHRAGYYSVDDANDRIQLHSDPISPWHLLEGACAVYTASSQMGFEAIFAGHRPQVFGQPFYAGWGLTEDRNPRPLPRRGRNLTKAQLFAAAMILYPKWYNPFHDQLCEIEDVINTFEATTRCWREDHSGWHAEEIRLWKRPSFQTFFGTHKRVRFGSAKDSNAPRMIWASKATTNETNVTHVEDGFLRSKGLGAELTPPLSLVCDDLGIYYDPTNESRLERLITQRATLRPDQERRVEALITSIKRAGLSKYNIGQDISTLTSGHRILVPGQVEDDASIKQGTGQINTNLALLERTRQQNPDAVILFKPHPDVEAGLRSGAIPEAQVSELADHICTNTDPSTLLEHVDEVWTMTSLMGFEALMRGLPVTTTGAPFYAGWGLTRDLGDIPARRTARPDLHGLIHATLIDYPRYHDPVTDLPCPVEVIVGRLSSDAPLPRNARNRLLSKLQGLFASHTRFWR, from the coding sequence ATGCCTGATCAATCTGCGCGTCAGGGTGACCAGCCCCGGCGCGCTTACTATTTCAACGCAGGCTTTTTAAAACAAAAACGCGTCCGGCGCATTTTAGAGCTGGCAGGATATGACCTGAAGCTGGGCCAACCGCGAGGCGATGATCTTATCGCGGTCTGGGGCCGCGGTCCTTATGCCCACCGCGGCGAGGCCATGGCAGAAAAAACCGGAGCCAGCTTGATCCGGATTGAAGACGCCTTTCTGCGGTCCTTGTTTCCCGGGCGCAGTGGAGAGCCCCCCCTTGGCCTGATGGTCGATCATCAAGGCGTGCACTTCGACAGCCAGCATGCATCAGACCTTGAGCTCCTTCTTGCCACGCACCCGCTGGATGACACCCCATTACTGAACCGTTCCCGTGCGGCCATCGCCCGCCTGCGCGAGGCTCATCTGAGCAAATACGCAGCCTTTAAGACTACAGCTCCCCTGCCCGATCCCGGCTACGTCCTAGTGGTGGATCAATTACACAAAGATGCCAGCGTTAAATACGGTCAGGCGGACGCTAACACTTTCAGGGAAATGCTGACCTGTGCCCAGCTGGAGCATCCCGGCGCCCAGATCTTGATCAAGACACATCCGGAAACCATTCAAGGCCATCGGGCCGGTTATTACTCGGTCGATGATGCCAACGACCGTATCCAACTCCATTCTGACCCGATCAGCCCCTGGCACCTGCTAGAGGGCGCATGCGCGGTGTATACCGCCAGCTCGCAAATGGGGTTTGAAGCGATCTTTGCCGGTCACCGCCCGCAGGTTTTCGGCCAACCCTTTTATGCGGGCTGGGGCTTGACCGAAGATCGCAATCCGCGCCCTCTTCCACGTCGAGGACGCAACCTGACCAAGGCGCAACTCTTCGCGGCAGCGATGATATTGTATCCGAAATGGTATAATCCATTCCACGACCAGCTCTGCGAAATCGAAGACGTTATTAATACGTTTGAAGCCACAACTAGATGCTGGCGCGAAGATCACTCCGGATGGCACGCAGAAGAGATCCGCCTGTGGAAACGCCCCTCGTTTCAAACGTTTTTCGGCACACATAAGCGTGTGCGTTTTGGCTCCGCCAAGGACTCCAATGCCCCGCGCATGATCTGGGCCAGCAAAGCCACTACAAATGAAACCAATGTCACCCACGTCGAAGACGGTTTTTTACGCTCCAAAGGATTAGGGGCGGAACTAACACCGCCGCTATCGCTGGTTTGTGACGATTTGGGCATTTATTATGACCCCACAAATGAAAGCCGGTTAGAGCGCCTCATTACGCAACGTGCAACCCTGCGCCCCGATCAAGAACGCCGTGTCGAGGCGCTAATAACGTCCATCAAACGTGCCGGTCTCAGCAAATATAACATCGGTCAGGACATCAGTACGTTGACCAGCGGCCACCGCATTTTGGTGCCCGGACAGGTCGAAGATGACGCCTCAATCAAACAGGGTACTGGCCAGATCAACACCAACCTTGCCCTGCTGGAGCGAACCCGACAGCAGAACCCTGATGCGGTAATCCTTTTCAAACCACACCCCGATGTTGAGGCAGGCCTGCGCTCCGGCGCTATACCTGAGGCACAGGTTTCTGAACTGGCTGATCATATCTGCACGAATACAGATCCATCGACATTGCTGGAACATGTGGATGAGGTTTGGACCATGACCTCTCTGATGGGATTTGAGGCGCTGATGCGCGGCCTGCCCGTCACCACCACCGGTGCACCATTTTATGCGGGCTGGGGTCTGACTCGTGATCTTGGGGACATTCCCGCGCGGCGCACAGCCCGTCCCGACCTTCATGGCCTGATCCACGCCACTCTTATCGACTATCCTCGCTATCATGATCCGGTAACCGATCTGCCTTGCCCGGTCGAAGTCATCGTCGGCCGGCTCTCCAGTGACGCGCCGTTGCCACGCAATGCCCGCAACCGCCTATTGTCGAAACTGCAAGGTCTATTTGCCAGCCATACGAGATTCTGGCGCTAA
- a CDS encoding polysaccharide biosynthesis/export family protein: protein MNCLYVKLAKSVTAAVIISAVSSCALPRVGPTKAEIFSGSVERSGDAFIVSVDDRVLKATAVQKSLGFSDSFKSAGLVGSDTINPGDTLGLSIWENVDDGLLSSQVGGQTALEEIQVDGEGFIFVPYAGRVRAAGNTPEGVRRIITNKLMEQTPDPQVQVRRIAGNGSTVSLLGGVSGQGVYPIERPTRTLSRMISAAGGISIEPETALVSVLRGNQKGTIWFQDLFKNPQYDIPLRSGDRVVIEQDTRTYTTLGATGAQAHLPFRRPVLSAAEAIAGAGGLSSTTGDPTGVFVLRNEPSEIANQVMGRNDLQGSQRLVYVMDITEANGLFMLRDFTIRNGDTIYVTEAPFSQWSKLAGALTGTLGAVGSISTAGDTLGL, encoded by the coding sequence GTGAATTGCCTTTATGTTAAGCTGGCAAAGTCAGTTACGGCTGCTGTTATCATCTCAGCTGTGTCGTCTTGTGCCCTCCCGAGGGTTGGCCCAACCAAAGCTGAAATTTTTTCCGGATCCGTAGAACGTTCGGGCGATGCATTTATCGTCAGTGTCGATGACCGGGTCCTCAAGGCAACAGCTGTACAAAAGTCTCTGGGCTTTTCCGATAGTTTCAAATCTGCAGGGTTGGTCGGATCGGATACCATCAACCCCGGTGACACTTTGGGTCTGTCGATCTGGGAAAACGTTGACGATGGGCTGTTGTCTAGCCAAGTTGGCGGTCAAACCGCACTGGAAGAAATACAGGTCGACGGTGAAGGCTTTATCTTCGTCCCCTATGCTGGACGTGTTCGCGCAGCTGGTAACACGCCAGAGGGCGTGCGGCGGATCATCACCAACAAGCTAATGGAGCAAACGCCAGACCCGCAGGTACAGGTACGCCGAATTGCGGGCAATGGCTCGACCGTATCATTGCTTGGCGGTGTTAGTGGCCAAGGCGTGTATCCCATTGAGCGACCAACACGGACGCTGTCACGGATGATTTCTGCGGCTGGTGGAATCAGCATCGAGCCGGAAACTGCCCTCGTCAGCGTTTTACGCGGAAATCAAAAAGGCACGATCTGGTTTCAGGATCTGTTCAAAAATCCACAATACGATATCCCTCTGCGCAGTGGTGACCGGGTTGTCATAGAACAAGATACCCGCACCTATACAACACTTGGTGCAACCGGCGCTCAGGCTCACCTGCCATTTCGGCGGCCGGTATTGTCGGCGGCCGAAGCAATCGCCGGTGCTGGTGGTCTATCATCCACCACTGGTGACCCGACCGGTGTATTTGTCTTGCGCAATGAACCCTCTGAGATTGCCAATCAAGTGATGGGACGCAATGACCTTCAAGGCAGCCAACGCTTGGTTTATGTCATGGACATAACAGAGGCCAACGGACTGTTCATGCTGCGAGATTTCACCATCCGTAATGGCGATACAATCTATGTGACCGAAGCCCCCTTCTCTCAGTGGAGCAAACTCGCCGGTGCGCTTACCGGGACCTTGGGTGCAGTTGGTTCGATCTCAACCGCGGGCGACACTTTGGGGCTTTGA
- a CDS encoding capsule biosynthesis protein, whose amino-acid sequence MREPVNADRVFLFLQGPHGPFFYKLGKMLEQAGAAVWRVGFNAGDRAFWPAAASYIPYQDNINDWSNTLLNIVTDKRVTDLVLYGDTRRIHADAIKIAHQHDLRIHVFEEGYMRPYWVTYERGGSNGNSRLMDMTIAQMRDTLEQSDIDSPIPPASWGDMRQHVFYGAVYHGVVLLLNRHYKNFLPHRSLSISEEFRLHFKRLLFMPHHSIQRRIATLRIKRGSFPYHLVLLQLEHDASFQAHSPFSTITEFLETVIEGFAKGVPTHHHLIIKAHPLEDGRSSFVKELKRIAQTHAVTGRIHYIRGGKLAALLDQARSAVTVNSTAAQQVLWRGIPLKTFGDAVYAKPEFVSTQTLPDFFKEPNRPDRRAYIDYRQYLLETSQVAGGFYSTKGRRQLLRQAVDMMLAGNDPYDAIRSGTASPRQQLNISA is encoded by the coding sequence ATGCGTGAACCAGTGAACGCAGACCGGGTGTTTCTTTTTCTTCAAGGACCGCACGGGCCGTTCTTTTACAAATTGGGTAAAATGCTCGAACAAGCGGGTGCAGCGGTTTGGCGCGTTGGCTTTAACGCTGGCGACCGGGCGTTTTGGCCAGCTGCGGCGTCTTATATTCCTTACCAAGACAATATCAATGACTGGTCCAATACGCTTTTAAATATTGTGACTGATAAACGGGTCACTGATCTTGTTCTCTACGGTGACACCAGACGTATCCATGCAGATGCGATAAAAATCGCGCATCAGCATGATTTGCGCATCCATGTTTTCGAAGAAGGCTATATGCGCCCCTATTGGGTCACCTATGAACGCGGTGGCTCAAACGGAAATTCGCGCCTGATGGATATGACCATCGCACAAATGCGCGACACTCTGGAGCAGTCCGACATCGATAGCCCCATCCCCCCAGCCAGCTGGGGAGATATGCGCCAACATGTTTTTTACGGCGCAGTCTATCACGGTGTAGTCTTGCTATTGAACCGTCACTACAAGAATTTCCTACCGCACCGATCACTCAGCATTTCAGAGGAATTCAGGCTTCACTTCAAGCGCTTACTCTTTATGCCTCATCATTCCATACAGCGCCGAATTGCGACACTTAGGATCAAACGCGGCAGCTTTCCCTATCATCTGGTTTTGCTACAACTCGAGCACGACGCATCATTTCAAGCGCATTCGCCCTTCTCAACTATCACGGAGTTTCTGGAAACCGTAATCGAAGGTTTTGCCAAAGGTGTACCAACACATCACCACCTGATCATCAAAGCACATCCCCTAGAGGACGGGCGTTCATCGTTTGTAAAAGAACTGAAGCGTATTGCTCAAACGCATGCCGTTACCGGCCGCATCCATTATATTCGGGGTGGAAAGCTTGCCGCCCTTCTGGATCAGGCGCGCAGCGCTGTGACCGTCAACTCGACAGCGGCTCAGCAGGTGTTATGGCGCGGTATCCCGCTGAAAACTTTTGGTGATGCAGTTTACGCCAAGCCAGAGTTTGTAAGCACACAAACCCTGCCCGATTTCTTCAAAGAACCTAATCGCCCAGATCGCCGCGCCTATATTGATTATCGCCAGTATTTACTGGAAACCAGCCAGGTCGCAGGTGGGTTTTATTCAACAAAAGGCCGCAGGCAATTGCTTAGACAGGCAGTTGACATGATGCTGGCTGGTAATGACCCTTATGATGCGATCAGATCGGGCACCGCGTCTCCGCGGCAACAGTTGAATATTTCCGCATAA
- a CDS encoding riboflavin synthase, with product MFTGIITDIGTVQQLEQRGDMRARIKSAYDMAGVDIGASIACDGVCLTVVSKGQGWFDVDVSAETLTKSNLGGWTMGRRINLERALRVGDELGGHIVSGHVDGIAKVVAMKDEGDSTRVSLEAPAELARYIASKGSVALNGTSLTVNEVEGTVFGINFIPHTKIATTWGDVGVGDLINLEIDTLARYVARLSEYS from the coding sequence ATGTTCACCGGGATCATCACCGACATCGGCACCGTTCAGCAACTGGAACAACGTGGTGATATGCGTGCCAGAATAAAATCGGCCTATGATATGGCCGGTGTGGATATTGGTGCATCCATCGCCTGTGACGGTGTGTGCCTGACCGTGGTCAGCAAAGGGCAGGGTTGGTTTGATGTTGATGTGTCAGCCGAGACCCTGACCAAAAGTAATCTCGGTGGTTGGACAATGGGTCGTCGGATCAATTTGGAGCGCGCTTTGCGGGTTGGCGATGAATTGGGCGGTCATATTGTATCGGGGCATGTTGACGGAATCGCAAAAGTGGTCGCGATGAAAGATGAGGGCGACAGTACTCGGGTCAGTCTTGAGGCACCTGCAGAACTGGCGCGCTATATTGCCTCAAAAGGATCAGTTGCGCTTAACGGCACGTCTTTGACCGTTAATGAGGTGGAAGGCACAGTGTTTGGTATCAATTTCATTCCGCACACCAAAATCGCAACCACCTGGGGGGATGTGGGTGTAGGGGATTTGATCAATCTGGAAATCGACACTTTGGCGCGCTATGTCGCGCGGCTGTCCGAATATAGTTAA
- a CDS encoding BamA/TamA family outer membrane protein: MFANNRFYGWIKRFCSLLRTMSGCVLICLAPVAAISQSTSSTVEQNMQPINQAATQQNIGFRKGSFIAVPVPFSNPMIEQGLAIGGAYLFQADPGSDTSMFGVGALKSTNDTEAYGLAFSLSFNDNRWGVSGSYIDADANYDLIGNHLTIPVRQTGRLASMDFRYGFTQNTSISLLTRYLETNVTSNNRLFNALPAEFRPSLGFSTMSYGLSLEHDRRNDDIYPSEGSRFRLTGLYTQPISGQSSDYSKVYATYDKYVSVTDRSVVAFRFTGCGASRQTVFYDLCSVGGTDALRGFNSTQFLDNGMVSAQMAYRSRLGKQFGYVLFAGAGAVGSSIDDLDRSGSAGGVGLRYRLSKKFPVDFSVDVSGNDRGENLLYIYAGQRF; encoded by the coding sequence ATGTTTGCCAACAACAGATTTTATGGCTGGATCAAGCGTTTTTGCTCACTGCTTCGGACGATGAGCGGATGTGTACTGATATGTCTAGCCCCAGTCGCTGCAATCTCACAATCAACAAGCAGCACTGTTGAACAAAACATGCAGCCGATCAATCAGGCCGCGACGCAACAAAATATTGGCTTTCGCAAGGGTTCATTCATTGCGGTGCCAGTGCCGTTTTCTAATCCTATGATCGAACAAGGGCTTGCCATTGGTGGGGCATATCTGTTTCAAGCCGATCCCGGTTCGGATACTTCGATGTTCGGGGTGGGGGCGTTGAAATCGACAAATGACACCGAAGCATATGGTCTGGCTTTCAGCTTGTCCTTCAATGACAATCGTTGGGGGGTGTCTGGTAGCTATATTGATGCAGACGCCAATTATGATCTGATTGGAAATCATTTGACTATCCCGGTGCGGCAAACCGGGAGATTAGCCAGCATGGATTTTAGATATGGCTTCACGCAGAACACCAGCATAAGCCTGCTGACGCGGTACCTTGAGACGAACGTGACATCAAACAACAGGCTGTTTAATGCACTTCCTGCTGAATTCAGGCCATCACTTGGGTTTTCGACGATGAGTTATGGTTTGTCGCTTGAACATGATCGTCGAAATGATGACATTTACCCGTCTGAGGGCTCCAGGTTCAGGTTAACCGGCTTATATACGCAGCCGATCTCCGGGCAGAGCTCGGATTATTCCAAAGTCTATGCAACTTATGATAAATACGTAAGTGTCACAGACCGAAGCGTTGTCGCGTTTCGTTTTACGGGCTGTGGAGCGTCCCGACAGACTGTCTTTTATGATTTATGTTCTGTTGGTGGCACCGATGCATTGCGCGGCTTCAACTCTACTCAGTTTCTCGATAATGGAATGGTATCAGCCCAGATGGCGTATCGAAGTCGCTTGGGTAAGCAATTTGGATATGTGCTGTTTGCGGGGGCAGGTGCCGTTGGAAGCAGTATCGACGATTTAGACCGGTCCGGCTCTGCTGGTGGTGTTGGCCTGAGATATCGCTTGTCTAAGAAATTTCCTGTCGATTTTTCTGTCGACGTTTCGGGTAACGATCGAGGTGAAAACCTGTTGTACATTTATGCAGGTCAAAGATTTTAA
- a CDS encoding mechanosensitive ion channel family protein, with protein sequence MTASKTTWPDVLVRCLMIAASVLCLHASMPATAQAQDSDNVVSSGSEQTSIIDDDTYVAPVIVEGEILFRVRGFTALPADERAEGIANRIIDLAEASDEPSVDLLIRPHRYGRSVSSDGLDVVLVSGAEAKLEGLDVEALAEIYANRIREAVVAYRAKRTQSARLSSAKSALAWTAGFVIVSMLFFRRRNAFIRAVGRLVESRFEDVEQATKSIVRGQAVAGLVRFAMQLVLWAVYFVIFYYYLSLVLFSIAETRPLAQLLLTYVTTPLIDILKGFVSYLPSLITLIIIAFITRYLIQGVKVVLDNVEAGVLELGDFERHWVAPTYFLSRILIIGIAIVFAYPHIPGSDSAAFQGLTIIAGVMVSLGSNTVVSNIMAGLFVIYRRSTNIGDRIRVGDLTGDVIEIKLMETILKSLKNELISIPNAKLLNSEVVNYTRAIDGRGLMVHTVVGIGYEEPPKKIEAMLIEAAGRTAGLKKAPKPFVLWSQLADYAINYEINAFTSRGGHLPKIMSDLHSNIVDVFNENGTQIMTPSYEADPEIPKIPSEDWDGTLAHQLGVEQK encoded by the coding sequence ATGACAGCAAGTAAAACAACGTGGCCTGATGTGTTGGTGCGGTGTTTGATGATTGCTGCATCTGTTTTGTGTTTGCACGCGAGCATGCCTGCAACAGCGCAGGCGCAAGATAGTGACAATGTTGTTTCAAGTGGTTCAGAGCAAACCTCGATCATAGATGATGACACTTATGTTGCCCCAGTCATAGTTGAAGGAGAGATTCTGTTTCGGGTCAGGGGCTTTACTGCCTTGCCTGCAGATGAACGGGCCGAGGGGATTGCAAACCGGATTATTGATCTGGCAGAGGCATCTGATGAACCCAGCGTTGATCTGCTAATTCGTCCCCATCGCTATGGCAGAAGTGTGTCTTCGGATGGATTGGATGTCGTTTTGGTGTCTGGTGCTGAGGCCAAACTGGAAGGCCTGGACGTTGAAGCTTTGGCTGAGATCTATGCCAATCGTATTCGAGAAGCTGTTGTTGCCTACCGGGCTAAACGTACTCAGTCTGCCCGGTTGAGTAGCGCAAAATCTGCGCTGGCATGGACGGCCGGATTTGTCATTGTCTCAATGTTGTTTTTCCGGCGGCGCAATGCATTTATCCGGGCAGTTGGGAGATTGGTCGAAAGCCGGTTCGAAGATGTAGAGCAAGCAACAAAATCTATCGTTCGCGGCCAAGCTGTTGCAGGGCTGGTCAGATTTGCGATGCAGCTGGTTTTATGGGCCGTATATTTCGTAATTTTTTACTATTATTTATCACTGGTTTTGTTCTCGATCGCAGAAACCAGACCATTGGCACAGTTGCTTTTGACCTACGTTACAACGCCATTGATCGACATATTAAAAGGCTTTGTCTCCTATCTGCCCAGCTTGATCACCCTTATCATAATTGCTTTTATCACCCGTTATTTGATTCAAGGTGTGAAGGTTGTCTTGGATAACGTTGAGGCGGGTGTATTGGAGCTAGGTGATTTTGAACGTCACTGGGTCGCGCCGACCTATTTTCTGTCACGTATCCTGATCATCGGTATTGCTATCGTATTTGCCTATCCACATATTCCTGGGTCAGATTCTGCAGCCTTTCAAGGGCTTACGATTATCGCGGGGGTTATGGTGTCTTTGGGGTCTAATACGGTGGTCAGCAACATCATGGCCGGGCTGTTCGTCATTTACCGCCGCAGCACCAATATTGGTGACCGGATCAGAGTCGGGGATCTGACTGGCGATGTGATCGAAATCAAGCTGATGGAAACTATTTTGAAGTCACTCAAAAATGAGCTGATCAGTATTCCAAACGCCAAACTGTTGAATTCAGAAGTGGTGAACTACACCCGTGCCATTGATGGTCGAGGGCTGATGGTGCACACGGTCGTTGGTATCGGCTACGAGGAACCACCCAAAAAGATCGAAGCCATGCTGATCGAGGCGGCAGGGCGCACGGCGGGTTTGAAAAAAGCTCCTAAACCCTTTGTTTTGTGGTCGCAATTGGCAGACTATGCAATCAACTATGAGATCAATGCCTTTACATCCCGAGGCGGGCATTTGCCCAAGATCATGTCTGATCTCCACTCAAATATCGTAGATGTGTTTAATGAGAACGGAACTCAGATCATGACACCATCTTATGAGGCAGATCCAGAAATTCCTAAAATCCCAAGCGAAGACTGGGATGGCACACTGGCACACCAGCTGGGGGTGGAGCAGAAATGA
- a CDS encoding NUDIX hydrolase: MARKIQYGVVPYLKEGNKTRIIMVTSRTHRQWIFPKGGRVSGLSRRKSALQEALEEAGLKGRIDKKAEFTSTIIRNGEKIDLVLYPMQVDKMKNKWDEMHQRRRVVISPRKAEKIVTCKGMRKGIKKWLRWHDKIKSEAANKKAA, encoded by the coding sequence ATGGCACGTAAAATACAATATGGCGTTGTTCCCTACCTGAAAGAGGGCAATAAAACGCGCATTATCATGGTGACCAGCCGTACCCACCGCCAATGGATTTTCCCAAAGGGTGGCCGTGTAAGTGGCCTGTCACGGCGTAAATCCGCGCTACAAGAAGCCTTGGAAGAAGCTGGTCTAAAAGGCCGCATCGATAAGAAAGCCGAATTTACGTCAACCATTATTCGTAACGGCGAAAAAATTGATCTGGTCCTTTACCCAATGCAGGTCGACAAAATGAAAAACAAATGGGACGAGATGCATCAGCGCCGTCGTGTGGTGATTTCACCGCGCAAAGCTGAAAAAATCGTAACTTGCAAAGGCATGCGAAAAGGTATCAAAAAGTGGCTGCGCTGGCATGACAAAATCAAATCAGAGGCCGCCAACAAGAAAGCAGCGTAA